A single genomic interval of Daucus carota subsp. sativus chromosome 1, DH1 v3.0, whole genome shotgun sequence harbors:
- the LOC108214691 gene encoding DUF724 domain-containing protein 6 codes for MVYHNFKPGSRVEVRSDDEGFKGACYLATVLENLENNKYLVAYDDLMESEDKDSNRLTETVHAQDLRPLPPVDRDEMIKIHDVVDAYHQDGWWTGQVIEILEEGKLVVYFQNPPDELIVHRNHLRLHLDWVDGRWEKPNKQAQNHKMISRGTEVEVTFEGENYNVWHLGSVLQVEGNDRFLVKYRCLGLENKAEFRTEVIDSRCIRPAPPRVEERDFDVLHKVEACYFSCWWTGVIRRIVEDRKYVVLVSHSRIEIECDHFNLRPRLDWIDGKWTTTILNTKLLAINNERFTSNIRKSTPKKLHSGKYHGTTRKKNDAAVRVDKDITSVKEELGASSVIPVTKNPKKQMRDLLNTEGLHGGKRSLNKKRGRLGKLSLEEQTDAGKDNVMLKTIDKKANEDQFLLSRKEFKKLIVAERRVLNHFHRRNEFLSRITNISQVEDQTNETGIYAKIENLPNESLSDIYKEIKANKNSTKNRADRIVKKQRTRFRQQGVTTSIHVTEDQANETVAKQIDNHNAEDELLTDGPLCDLSNGQPLLSGALLVGDKFAAATDGEKQSQKSSAVATKDMAHFLALQNNIASGELGTPSAIISCNSLKNEKVPFVKCSPIWKSFESMEIYRKTKQKPHFSLLSKYREETREGLAIGHMVIFSNVVEKTLKLQFSDPVSVIRSYLQTVADLEKHGFEVEPIRARLTLLLSKKAEERKLESEYKQIEEKITNNMLEKNELDEEIIQINQKIKELSESLNEAQYRKVIKEDEISTLHSKHEAILANVCSIKREFESIAAGSL; via the exons ATGGTGTACCACAACTTCAAACCAGGCTCAAGAGTAGAAGTAAGAAGTGACGATGAAGGTTTCAAAGGTGCATGCTACCTGGCGACAGTTCTCGAAAACCTCGAAAACAACAAGTATCTAGTAGCGTATGATGATCTGATGGAGAGTGAAGACAAGGACTCAAATCGGCTAACTGAGACCGTGCATGCACAAGATTTAAGGCCTCTGCCTCCTGTTGACAGAGATGAGATGATCAAGATTCATGATGTGGTTGATGCTTATCATCAAGATGGGTGGTGGACTGGTCAAGTTATTGAGATTCTTGAAGAGGGTAAGTTGGTGGTTTATTTTCAGAACCCCCCTGATGAGTTGATTGTGCATAGGAATCATCTTAGGCTTCATTTGGACTGGGTTGATGGCAGATGGGAAAAGCCCAATAAACAG GCCCAAAATCATAAGATGATTAGCAGAGGAACAGAAGTAGAAGTAACTTTCGAAGGGGAAAACTATAATGTATGGCACCTTGGAAGTGTGTTGCAAGTAGAAGGAAATGATAGATTTTTAGTGAAGTATAGGTGCTTAGGACTGGAGAATAAAGCTGAATTTCGAACTGAGGTTATTGATTCAAGGTGCATCCGGCCTGCACCTCCACGTGTGGAGGAACGAGATTTTGATGTGCTTCACAAAGTGGAAGCGTGCTACTTTTCTTGTTGGTGGACCGGAGTGATTCGGAGAATTGTTGAAGATAGAAAGTATGTTGTCCTCGTCTCACATTCTAGAATTGAAATCGAATGCGATCACTTCAACTTGAGGCCTCGGTTGGATTGGATTGATGGCAAATGGACTACAACAATTCTG AATACGAAATTGCTTGCTATCAATAATGAGCGATTCACAAGTAACATAAGAAAGAGTACTCCAAAAAAACTACATTCTGGGAAGTATCATGGAACTACAA GGAAGAAGAACGATGCTGCAGTTCGTGTTGATAAAGATATTACGTCTGTCAAAGAAGAACTGGGCGCATCATCAGTGATCCCTGTCACGAAAAATCCAAAGAAACAAATGAGGGATCTATTG AACACTGAAGGATTGCATGGAGGCAAGAGATCCCTGAACAAGAAAAGAGGTAGACTGGGAAAATTGTCGCTTGAAGAACAGACAG ATGCAGGCAAGGACAACGTAATGCTTAAGACAATTGATAAGAAAGCCAATGAAGATCAGTTTCTGCTCTCTCGTAAGGAGTTTAAGAAGTTAATTGTAGCTGAAAGGAGAGTTCTGAACCACTTTCATAGGCGTAATGAGTTCTTAAGCAGAATAACGAACATCTCTCAAGTCGAGGACCAGACAAACGAAACAGGAATATATGCAAAAATTGAGAATCTTCCTAATGAATCTCTTtcagatatatataaagaaattaAAGCAAACAAGAATTCAACCAAGAACAGGGCAGACAGAATAGTTAAGAAGCAGCGGACAAGGTTTCGGCAACAAG GTGTGACAACAAGCATACATGTGACCGAGGATCAGGCGAATGAAACAGTTGCTAAGCAAATAGATAATCATAACGCCGAAGATGAGTTACTGACTGATGGTCCTTTATGTGATTTAAGTAATGGTCAACCTCTACTAAGTG GAGCTTTACTTGTTGGAGATAAATTTGCTGCTGCAACTGATGGAGAAAAACAGAGTCAAAAAAGTTCTGCAGTGGCTACAAAGGACATGGCGCACTTTTTGGCTCTACAAAATAATATTGCAA GTGGTGAACTTGGAACACCTTCTGCGATTATAAGCTGCAATAGCTTGAAAAATGAGAAGGTCCCATTCGTTAAGTGCTCGCCAATTTGGAAATCATTCGAGTCTATGGAAATATATAGAAAGACAAAACAGAAGCCACACTTTTCTCTGTTGTCAAAATATAGAGAAGAGACTCGTGAGGGATTGGCGATAGGCCATATGGTTATATTTTCGAACGTGGTGGAGAAAACTTTAAAGTTGCAGTTCTCTGATCCAGTTAGCGTCATTAGAAGCTATCTGCAAACTGTAGCTGACTTAGAGAAACATGGGTTTGAAGTTGAGCCCATTCGAGCACGCTTAACGCTGTTGTTGTCTAAGAAAGCAGAAGAACGAAAGCTTGAATCAGAGTACAAACAGATTGAAGAGAAGATAACAAACAACATGCTTGAGAAAAATGAACTAGACGAAGAGATCATCCAAATCAACCAGAAAATTAAAGAGTTATCAGAAAGCCTAAACGAGGCTCAATATAGGAAGGTGATAAAAGAGGATGAGATTTCAACACTGCATTCAAAACACGAAGCTATTTTGGCAAATGTTTGCAGCATCAAACGTGAGTTCGAAAGCATCGCTGCTGGTTCATTGTGA